One window of Paenibacillus sp. FSL K6-3182 genomic DNA carries:
- a CDS encoding transposase encodes MIEHESVFGQIKNNPGFRRFLLRGLPKVSLEVGWLSLAHNLMKHANIDQNRKIAVQV; translated from the coding sequence ATGATTGAACACGAAAGTGTATTCGGGCAGATCAAGAATAACCCGGGATTTCGACGTTTTCTGCTTCGCGGCTTGCCTAAGGTAAGTCTAGAGGTCGGGTGGCTTTCGCTTGCCCACAATCTGATGAAACATGCAAATATAGACCAGAATAGAAAAATAGCCGTACAGGTATAG
- a CDS encoding glycoside hydrolase family protein, translating to MARANKRVGLAVADSVFGPWRRADEPILPTRPGRFDSFLTSNPAPCVREDGSVLLIYKARSYEGNLHGGMTIGVAYADHYEGPYRVLSGEPVFPPESFHIEDPFIWQTAKGYHLIAKDMEGRLCGEKYGGIYAESPDGLKWSLHGQPQSYSRTVRYDDGTVQTLGNLERPFLLFQNGKPTHLFAAVSDGIDGFMDASNTWNMVIPLKQ from the coding sequence GTGGCGCGGGCGAACAAACGGGTAGGCCTGGCTGTCGCGGACAGCGTATTCGGCCCTTGGCGCAGAGCAGATGAACCGATATTGCCAACACGTCCCGGCCGATTCGATAGCTTTCTGACCTCCAATCCGGCTCCGTGTGTCCGGGAGGACGGTTCCGTGCTGCTGATCTACAAGGCACGAAGCTACGAAGGCAACCTGCATGGCGGCATGACTATTGGCGTCGCGTATGCGGATCACTACGAGGGACCATATCGGGTGCTGAGCGGAGAGCCGGTGTTTCCTCCGGAGTCGTTCCATATCGAAGATCCGTTCATCTGGCAAACAGCGAAAGGATACCATTTGATCGCCAAAGATATGGAAGGACGTCTATGTGGTGAAAAATATGGCGGCATCTACGCGGAGTCTCCAGACGGGTTGAAATGGAGCTTGCATGGACAGCCGCAAAGCTACTCCCGGACGGTACGCTATGATGATGGCACGGTGCAGACGCTGGGAAATCTGGAGCGGCCATTCCTGCTTTTCCAGAACGGCAAGCCTACTCATTTGTTCGCTGCCGTCTCGGACGGCATCGACGGTTTTATGGATGCTTCCAATACATGGAACATGGTTATACCTTTAAAGCAATGA
- a CDS encoding chondroitinase-B domain-containing protein, giving the protein MGTKSMTCMILLCMLVALMPGAARAADAKFTIGSSSVTASGHDGNVPANTVDGDFATRWSANGDGQWIQYDLGVNRKVSSIKIAFLNGASRTSTFDILTSTDGSAFTTVSSGVVSSLVEGLQTFDFPDVDPARYVRVVGHGNSSNLWNSYTEVELYGTASGPAPGASKLAVTVPQLMASGDDGNIVANTIDGDLGTRWAASGDGEWVQYGLGSSKRVEYVKIAFTNGAERTFSFDIQTSYDGYNFSTALSGAVSSLSNSLQTFDFADVVPVRYVRIVGHGNSVNAWNSFAEVEIYGSDSSGSGSEGTVVEVSTSTQLTAELATATAGKTIVLANGTYSRTSPFAVQNKNGTANAPIVIKAKNRGQAIISGASGFRVENSSHVVLDGLKFTNVSNSAVVLEGSHHVRLTRNTFALPSSGGGLMWLQVRGTNSHHNRIDRNDFGMKSDTEPLIAYEGQDGSGQISQYDIIEYNYFHDVGPWVANGKETIRLGLSGLTLSHGYNTIQYNVFQNCDGEPEIVSVKSSSNTVRFNSFLTSKGSLTLRHGHNNSVYGNFFLGDGVESDQEGIRMFGNDHKIYNNYFENLTGEAIYLPNGDFDGGTGGSPPSPTVEQLRKQWKVYRALIVNNTIVNSTTGIVIGSGKAYAPQDSVVANNIVRNSTGTLYYEAATTNTLFQGNIGYGSTISNISRSSGQIRDINPLLTTVSGIQKLTASSPAIDAAVGTYAFLQADMDGQMRATTDVGADEYSGAPLLNRPLAAGDVGLNTP; this is encoded by the coding sequence ATGGGAACCAAAAGTATGACATGCATGATTTTGCTCTGTATGCTAGTTGCGTTAATGCCAGGAGCGGCGAGGGCGGCCGATGCGAAGTTCACAATTGGCAGCTCCAGCGTGACGGCGAGTGGACATGACGGCAATGTTCCGGCCAACACGGTGGACGGCGATTTCGCCACACGTTGGTCAGCGAATGGCGACGGGCAATGGATTCAGTACGATTTGGGCGTTAACCGCAAAGTGTCTTCCATTAAAATTGCTTTTCTGAATGGGGCAAGCCGCACTTCTACTTTTGATATTTTGACGTCTACGGATGGTTCCGCCTTCACGACCGTCAGCAGTGGAGTTGTGAGCAGCCTTGTGGAAGGCCTGCAAACGTTCGATTTCCCGGATGTCGATCCTGCCCGCTATGTGCGGGTCGTTGGGCACGGAAATTCCTCCAACCTGTGGAACAGCTATACCGAAGTTGAACTGTACGGCACCGCGAGCGGCCCTGCGCCGGGTGCAAGCAAGCTGGCGGTTACCGTACCGCAGCTTATGGCTAGTGGAGATGACGGCAACATCGTCGCGAATACAATCGACGGCGATCTTGGCACGCGCTGGGCGGCGAGTGGCGACGGGGAGTGGGTCCAATACGGCCTTGGATCGAGCAAACGAGTGGAATATGTGAAGATCGCCTTCACCAACGGGGCAGAGCGAACTTTCAGCTTTGATATCCAGACTTCCTATGATGGCTACAACTTCAGCACAGCGCTTTCGGGAGCGGTCAGCAGTCTGAGCAACAGCTTGCAGACATTTGATTTTGCCGATGTGGTCCCTGTCCGATACGTTCGTATTGTTGGCCACGGCAACTCGGTGAACGCATGGAACAGCTTCGCAGAGGTCGAAATTTATGGCAGCGATTCAAGCGGCAGCGGTAGCGAAGGGACGGTCGTCGAAGTTAGCACTTCCACGCAGCTCACTGCCGAGCTTGCAACCGCTACGGCGGGTAAAACGATTGTTCTGGCAAACGGCACGTATTCGCGTACAAGCCCGTTTGCTGTTCAGAACAAAAACGGCACCGCCAACGCGCCAATCGTCATTAAGGCGAAAAACCGCGGCCAAGCTATCATCTCGGGAGCGTCGGGCTTCCGCGTCGAGAACTCCTCGCATGTGGTGCTGGACGGATTAAAGTTTACGAACGTAAGCAATAGCGCAGTGGTGCTCGAAGGCTCGCACCATGTGCGACTGACCCGTAATACATTTGCGCTGCCAAGCTCGGGCGGTGGCCTGATGTGGCTGCAAGTGCGGGGCACGAACAGCCATCATAACCGCATCGACCGGAACGACTTCGGAATGAAGAGCGACACCGAACCGCTGATCGCTTACGAAGGACAGGATGGCTCAGGGCAAATTTCGCAGTACGATATTATTGAATACAACTATTTCCATGATGTAGGCCCATGGGTAGCCAACGGCAAAGAGACGATCCGTCTCGGCTTGTCCGGTCTAACGCTCTCCCACGGCTATAATACGATACAATATAATGTATTTCAGAATTGCGACGGCGAGCCGGAAATTGTTTCGGTCAAGAGCAGCAGCAATACGGTGCGCTTCAATTCATTCCTCACGTCCAAGGGCAGCCTAACGCTGCGGCACGGCCATAACAACAGCGTATACGGCAACTTCTTCCTCGGGGACGGTGTGGAGTCGGATCAGGAAGGCATCCGGATGTTCGGCAATGACCATAAGATTTATAACAATTACTTCGAGAATTTGACAGGCGAAGCAATCTACTTGCCAAACGGCGATTTCGACGGAGGTACTGGAGGCTCTCCTCCAAGCCCGACGGTCGAACAATTACGCAAACAGTGGAAAGTTTACCGGGCGCTAATCGTCAACAATACGATTGTAAACAGTACAACCGGCATCGTCATTGGTTCGGGCAAAGCGTATGCTCCGCAGGATTCCGTCGTGGCGAACAATATCGTGCGCAACAGCACCGGCACGCTTTATTACGAGGCGGCGACAACGAATACGCTGTTTCAGGGCAACATCGGGTATGGCAGCACCATTAGCAACATATCGCGCAGCTCGGGGCAGATCCGAGATATCAATCCGCTGCTCACTACGGTGAGCGGCATCCAGAAGCTGACCGCAAGCAGCCCGGCGATTGACGCCGCTGTAGGGACATACGCGTTCTTGCAGGCGGATATGGATGGCCAAATGCGGGCGACAACGGATGTGGGAGCGGATGAATATTCCGGAGCGCCTCTGCTGAATCGCCCGCTTGCGGCAGGCGATGTGGGGCTGAATACGCCTTAG
- a CDS encoding glycoside hydrolase family 88 protein — protein sequence MIEAGWTEAPHVSAAGKYDQIKVDQWISGFWPGILWILYDMTGERRYREEAEPWDVRMEQCYLRDNHFHHDVGFQFLPTSVIRYKLTGDEDARRRGLFAANYLAGRYNPVGQFIRAWPRNQTGWSIIDSMMNLPLLFWASEESDDPRFKHIAVAHADMVLRSFIRDDGSVHHIVIFDPETGEVERYDGGQGFAPQSSWSRGQAWALYGMSCAYRYTGEARYLNAAKRVAHYFISALAEDDVPHWDFRAAADLTDEPRDTSAASCAASGLIDIASQVPPEEAALYQRAATRILRSLSNNYSTFDQPKYEGILLGATGHKPVNSNINVSLIYGDYYYIEALAKSKGWSQHIF from the coding sequence ATGATCGAAGCGGGCTGGACAGAAGCGCCGCATGTTTCGGCAGCGGGCAAATATGACCAGATCAAAGTGGATCAGTGGATATCGGGCTTTTGGCCGGGCATTCTGTGGATTCTGTACGATATGACCGGAGAGCGGCGTTATCGGGAGGAGGCAGAGCCTTGGGATGTACGCATGGAGCAATGTTACTTGCGAGACAACCATTTCCACCACGATGTTGGCTTTCAGTTTTTGCCGACATCGGTTATTCGCTACAAGCTGACCGGCGACGAGGACGCACGGCGGCGCGGGCTGTTTGCCGCCAACTATTTGGCAGGCAGGTACAACCCAGTCGGACAGTTCATTAGAGCGTGGCCCCGCAACCAGACGGGATGGTCGATCATCGATTCGATGATGAATTTGCCACTTCTGTTCTGGGCGAGCGAAGAAAGTGATGATCCGCGCTTCAAGCATATTGCGGTTGCTCATGCAGATATGGTGCTCCGCTCGTTTATAAGAGACGACGGCTCGGTGCATCATATCGTAATCTTCGATCCGGAGACGGGCGAAGTGGAGCGTTATGACGGCGGACAGGGCTTCGCGCCGCAATCGTCCTGGTCGCGTGGCCAAGCTTGGGCGCTCTACGGGATGAGCTGCGCTTACCGTTATACGGGGGAAGCGCGTTACTTGAATGCGGCGAAGCGGGTGGCGCATTATTTCATCAGCGCATTGGCGGAAGACGATGTGCCGCATTGGGATTTCCGTGCGGCGGCCGACTTGACGGACGAGCCGCGCGACACCTCGGCGGCAAGCTGCGCGGCATCCGGACTGATCGATATCGCGTCGCAGGTGCCTCCTGAGGAAGCCGCTTTATATCAGCGCGCGGCCACGCGCATTCTGCGCTCGTTGTCGAACAACTACAGTACGTTCGATCAGCCGAAGTATGAAGGCATTCTGCTCGGTGCAACCGGGCATAAACCAGTCAATAGCAACATCAACGTATCGCTGATTTACGGCGATTACTATTATATTGAAGCTTTGGCGAAGAGCAAGGGCTGGAGCCAGCATATTTTTTGA
- a CDS encoding carbohydrate ABC transporter permease: MRVSLGEHIFRVCNTLFLSVLMIATMYPILYVAFASFSEPALMMAHKGILWKPLGFSFETYGAVFSNPMILLGYRNTLFIVIVGVALNLLLSSFAAYALSRKTLQYRKQLTLFIVFTMFFSGGLIPFYLLVRGLGITNSLWALILPTAISAFNLIIMRTSFEAVPDALEESAKIDGANDFVILFRIFLPLCKPVLAVVGLYYGVSHWNSWFNAMIFLQDRSMYPLQLILREILIIGEASSMAEGASQDEIIILGETLKYATIMVATLPIFLVYPLLQKYFVKGALIGAIKG, translated from the coding sequence ATGCGAGTAAGCTTGGGTGAACATATATTCCGGGTTTGCAATACGCTGTTTTTGTCCGTGCTCATGATTGCAACAATGTACCCAATTCTGTACGTGGCATTTGCTTCATTCAGCGAACCGGCGCTGATGATGGCGCATAAGGGTATTCTGTGGAAGCCGCTGGGCTTCTCATTTGAAACATACGGGGCGGTATTCAGCAACCCGATGATCCTGCTCGGCTATCGCAACACGTTATTTATTGTCATTGTAGGCGTGGCTCTCAATTTGCTGCTCTCTTCCTTCGCCGCATACGCCTTGTCCAGAAAAACGTTGCAATATCGCAAGCAGCTTACGCTCTTTATCGTGTTTACGATGTTTTTCAGCGGTGGATTAATTCCGTTCTACTTGCTGGTTAGAGGGCTAGGCATTACGAACTCACTGTGGGCGCTAATTCTGCCTACCGCAATAAGCGCGTTTAACCTCATTATTATGCGGACTTCGTTCGAGGCGGTGCCGGATGCGCTGGAAGAGTCGGCCAAGATCGATGGGGCCAACGACTTTGTCATTCTGTTCCGCATCTTCCTGCCGTTATGCAAGCCTGTGCTTGCAGTGGTAGGCCTGTATTACGGAGTAAGCCACTGGAACTCGTGGTTTAATGCCATGATCTTCCTTCAGGATCGGTCGATGTATCCGTTGCAGTTGATCCTGCGAGAAATATTGATTATCGGCGAGGCGAGCTCCATGGCGGAGGGAGCATCCCAGGATGAGATCATCATACTCGGCGAGACATTGAAATACGCCACGATTATGGTAGCTACCCTTCCGATTTTTTTGGTATACCCGTTATTGCAAAAATATTTTGTGAAAGGCGCCTTGATCGGTGCTATCAAAGGTTAG
- a CDS encoding ABC transporter permease subunit, with protein MAQLKLGRSKVAHAGRLPLNIAKDIVKNKYLYIMLTPVLAYFIIFQYFPMYGAIIAFKDFNPRLGIGGSAWAGLEHFRDFFGGMYFWRVFKNTLMISLYDLVFGFPAPLILALLLNEVKNALFKRSVQTITYLPHFISLVIICGMIKDFTSSDGVINDIIAFFGGERITMLLEPSFFRTIFVSSNIWQHVGWGTIIYLAALSAIDPEQYEACKIDGGGRWKQMLNVTLPGLLPVFVILLILDIGRIMSVGFEKVILLYNPTTYVTADVISSYVYRIGLQDFQFSFSSAVGLFNSVINFALVIGSNWISRKLNNTGLW; from the coding sequence ATGGCTCAGTTGAAGCTGGGACGCAGCAAAGTCGCGCATGCCGGGCGTCTGCCGCTTAATATCGCGAAAGACATAGTTAAGAACAAGTATTTGTACATCATGCTTACTCCTGTTTTGGCATATTTCATTATTTTTCAATATTTTCCGATGTACGGTGCGATTATTGCGTTCAAGGATTTTAATCCCAGGCTTGGAATTGGGGGCAGCGCGTGGGCAGGGCTGGAGCATTTCAGAGACTTTTTTGGCGGAATGTATTTTTGGCGGGTGTTTAAAAACACTCTGATGATAAGCTTGTACGATCTCGTTTTCGGTTTTCCCGCTCCGCTTATTCTCGCCTTGCTGCTTAATGAGGTGAAAAATGCGCTGTTCAAGCGTTCGGTTCAGACAATCACTTATTTGCCGCATTTTATTTCGCTTGTCATTATTTGCGGCATGATCAAGGATTTTACGAGCAGTGACGGCGTCATTAACGATATTATCGCATTTTTCGGCGGCGAGCGGATCACGATGCTGCTGGAGCCGTCTTTTTTCCGGACGATCTTCGTCTCGTCGAATATATGGCAGCATGTAGGCTGGGGTACAATTATTTATTTGGCCGCGCTGTCTGCGATCGATCCCGAGCAATATGAAGCTTGCAAGATCGATGGCGGTGGACGCTGGAAGCAGATGCTTAATGTTACTCTACCGGGGCTGCTGCCCGTCTTCGTTATATTGCTCATCCTGGACATTGGCCGAATTATGAGCGTTGGCTTCGAGAAAGTTATTCTGCTGTACAACCCGACCACTTATGTGACAGCGGATGTCATTTCCTCGTATGTGTATCGAATCGGGCTTCAAGATTTTCAATTCAGTTTCAGCTCAGCTGTTGGATTGTTCAACTCCGTGATTAACTTCGCGCTCGTTATCGGCTCCAACTGGATAAGCCGGAAGTTGAACAATACGGGCTTGTGGTAG